The following are from one region of the Salvia hispanica cultivar TCC Black 2014 chromosome 1, UniMelb_Shisp_WGS_1.0, whole genome shotgun sequence genome:
- the LOC125203551 gene encoding aspartic proteinase CDR1-like isoform X2: MCYLLCTPCTKCFPQKQPLFTPNKSSSYKVVAGNSKACKSLGGTPSTSGDNSCRYSLSYQVKYHSRGVLSSDTITMKTTSGAPTSLPNMVFGCGYDNSADTSVDASGVIGLGVGPGSLITQMNSIIGGKFSYCLVPNAHSNPKPSKMHFGSRAAVTGASVVTTAMQIVKNSYAVSLKGISVGTTRLAASTLSDFPYSSKIFGFSNQKMIIDTGTIATHIPVKLYESLEAAMRKQMNMDVHPDPESLQRLCYKTPGRSILAPIVTLYFAGANVKLYPVNTFVNASNSKDVHCLAFQPDKRVAILGNLAQVNFLVGFDLGRKLVSFKQTDCTIQ; encoded by the exons ATGTGTTACCTTCTG TGCACGCCATGTACCAAGTGCTTCCCTCAGAAGCAGCCTCTCTTCACGCCCAATAAATCTTCATCTTACAAAGTGGTGGCCGGTAATTCAAAGGCCTGCAAGTCGCTTGGAGGGACGCCTTCGACCTCTGGAGACAACTCGTGCAGGTACTCCTTGTCGTACCAGGTGAAGTACCACTCTCGTGGAGTCCTCTCCTCGGACACGATCACCATGAAAACCACCTCAGGTGCGCCAACCTCTCTTCCAAACATGGTTTTCGGATGTGGTTACGATAACTCTGCTGACACCAGCGTGGATGCATCTGGAGTGATCGGGCTAGGGGTCGGACCGGGTTCCCTTATCACCCAAATGAACTCTATTATTGGTGGTAAGTTCTCTTATTGCTTAGTCCCAAATGCACACAGCAATCCCAAGCCCAGCAAAATGCATTTTGGCAGCAGAGCTGCAGTTACTGGTGCTTCAGTAGTCACCACTGCTATGCAAATTGTCAAGAATTCTTATGCTGTCAGCTTAAAAGGAATAAGTGTTGGAACCACGAGGCTGGCGGCATCCACCCTCTCCGATTTCCCTTACTCATCGAAGATCTTTGGTTTCTCCAATCAAAAGATGATCATCGACACTGGAACCATAGCCACGCATATTCCTGTGAAGCTCTACGAGTCCTTAGAAGCAGCGATGAGGAAACAGATGAACATGGATGTTCACCCTGATCCGGAATCGTTGCAGCGGCTGTGTTACAAGACGCCTGGCCGCAGCATCCTAGCGCCTATCGTGACGCTGTACTTTGCTGGTGCAAATGTGAAGTTGTATCCAGTAAACACATTCGTTAATGCTTCGAATTCGAAGGATGTTCATTGCCTTGCTTTTCAGCCTGATAAAAGGGTAGCCATTCTTGGGAATTTGGCACAAGTCAATTTCTTGGTGGGGTTTGATCTGGGAAGGAAGCTCGTCTCCTTCAAGCAGACTGATTGTACCATCCAGTAA
- the LOC125203551 gene encoding aspartic proteinase CDR1-like isoform X1: protein MSIHTVLSFLLLALLATCSVSLLNYDGVTIDMIHRDSLVFSLKNSKPSYRNLINGALQRSKSRADYLASGTPTADVLPSGGEFLCTPCTKCFPQKQPLFTPNKSSSYKVVAGNSKACKSLGGTPSTSGDNSCRYSLSYQVKYHSRGVLSSDTITMKTTSGAPTSLPNMVFGCGYDNSADTSVDASGVIGLGVGPGSLITQMNSIIGGKFSYCLVPNAHSNPKPSKMHFGSRAAVTGASVVTTAMQIVKNSYAVSLKGISVGTTRLAASTLSDFPYSSKIFGFSNQKMIIDTGTIATHIPVKLYESLEAAMRKQMNMDVHPDPESLQRLCYKTPGRSILAPIVTLYFAGANVKLYPVNTFVNASNSKDVHCLAFQPDKRVAILGNLAQVNFLVGFDLGRKLVSFKQTDCTIQ from the exons ATGTCGATTCATACAGTTTTATCCTTCTTGCTTTTAGCATTATTGGCTACATGTTCTGTGTCACTACTAAACTATGATGGCGTTACCATTGATATGATTCACAGAGACTCCTTGGTTTTTTCTCTGAAAAACTCAAAACCAAGCTACAGAAACCTCATAAACGGAGCCTTACAGCGCTCCAAGAGTCGTGCTGATTATTTGGCATCGGGTACTCCCACCGCTGATGTGTTACCTTCTGGTGGAGAATTTCTG TGCACGCCATGTACCAAGTGCTTCCCTCAGAAGCAGCCTCTCTTCACGCCCAATAAATCTTCATCTTACAAAGTGGTGGCCGGTAATTCAAAGGCCTGCAAGTCGCTTGGAGGGACGCCTTCGACCTCTGGAGACAACTCGTGCAGGTACTCCTTGTCGTACCAGGTGAAGTACCACTCTCGTGGAGTCCTCTCCTCGGACACGATCACCATGAAAACCACCTCAGGTGCGCCAACCTCTCTTCCAAACATGGTTTTCGGATGTGGTTACGATAACTCTGCTGACACCAGCGTGGATGCATCTGGAGTGATCGGGCTAGGGGTCGGACCGGGTTCCCTTATCACCCAAATGAACTCTATTATTGGTGGTAAGTTCTCTTATTGCTTAGTCCCAAATGCACACAGCAATCCCAAGCCCAGCAAAATGCATTTTGGCAGCAGAGCTGCAGTTACTGGTGCTTCAGTAGTCACCACTGCTATGCAAATTGTCAAGAATTCTTATGCTGTCAGCTTAAAAGGAATAAGTGTTGGAACCACGAGGCTGGCGGCATCCACCCTCTCCGATTTCCCTTACTCATCGAAGATCTTTGGTTTCTCCAATCAAAAGATGATCATCGACACTGGAACCATAGCCACGCATATTCCTGTGAAGCTCTACGAGTCCTTAGAAGCAGCGATGAGGAAACAGATGAACATGGATGTTCACCCTGATCCGGAATCGTTGCAGCGGCTGTGTTACAAGACGCCTGGCCGCAGCATCCTAGCGCCTATCGTGACGCTGTACTTTGCTGGTGCAAATGTGAAGTTGTATCCAGTAAACACATTCGTTAATGCTTCGAATTCGAAGGATGTTCATTGCCTTGCTTTTCAGCCTGATAAAAGGGTAGCCATTCTTGGGAATTTGGCACAAGTCAATTTCTTGGTGGGGTTTGATCTGGGAAGGAAGCTCGTCTCCTTCAAGCAGACTGATTGTACCATCCAGTAA